A genomic segment from Brevundimonas mediterranea encodes:
- a CDS encoding STAS domain-containing protein, translated as MTDAIVLATVLDMNAAEPLKAELLARRGQPVTLDASNVERLGGLCLQVLLSARKTWAADGVDLTITPQSQGFSEQWTAFGASETNVPDPLAQDPLEGALA; from the coding sequence ATGACGGACGCCATCGTGCTGGCGACGGTGCTGGATATGAATGCGGCCGAGCCTTTGAAGGCGGAGCTGCTGGCGCGACGGGGTCAGCCGGTCACGCTGGACGCCTCGAACGTCGAGCGTCTGGGCGGTCTCTGCCTGCAGGTGTTGTTGTCGGCCCGCAAGACCTGGGCCGCCGACGGCGTCGATCTGACGATCACGCCTCAATCCCAAGGTTTTTCCGAACAGTGGACCGCCTTCGGCGCGTCCGAAACCAATGTCCCCGACCCCCTTGCCCAAGATCCCCTTGAAGGAGCTCTCGCGTGA
- the fixJ gene encoding response regulator FixJ: protein MTQHSVFVIDDDQALRDSLLMLLRGEGIRARGFPSATAFLDALPEEKTACVITDLRMPQMEGAELIRHLSRLRGETWPVIVITGHAEVPLAVQLMKADVVDFIEKPFDPNRILEAVRGCLSALERQEVESEAREEATSRLASLTPRERQVFEALIDGKSNKEIAISLSISPRTVEIFRAKVMQKMQATSLSMLVRMGLRCAEV from the coding sequence ATGACTCAACACTCCGTCTTCGTGATCGACGACGATCAGGCCTTGCGGGATTCGCTATTGATGCTCCTGAGGGGCGAGGGCATTCGCGCCCGCGGCTTCCCCAGCGCCACCGCCTTCCTGGACGCCCTGCCCGAAGAAAAGACGGCCTGCGTCATCACCGATCTGCGCATGCCGCAGATGGAAGGCGCCGAGTTGATCCGTCATCTGTCTCGATTGCGCGGCGAGACCTGGCCCGTGATCGTCATCACCGGTCACGCCGAGGTGCCTCTGGCGGTTCAGCTGATGAAGGCGGACGTCGTCGACTTCATCGAAAAACCCTTCGACCCGAACCGTATTCTCGAGGCCGTGCGCGGCTGTCTGTCCGCCTTGGAGCGCCAGGAGGTCGAGAGCGAGGCGCGCGAGGAGGCGACGTCCCGCCTGGCCAGTCTGACGCCGCGCGAACGTCAGGTGTTCGAGGCCCTGATCGACGGCAAGTCGAACAAGGAAATCGCCATCAGCCTCAGCATCAGCCCCCGAACGGTCGAGATCTTCCGCGCCAAGGTGATGCAGAAGATGCAGGCCACCAGCCTGTCCATGCTGGTGCGGATGGGGCTGCGCTGCGCCGAAGTCTGA
- a CDS encoding methyl-accepting chemotaxis protein: MPVGRKLFSAFALVLVAIAVMGAVVVANLLALQSAGEDRSIENAMTRATARAEFYLAKQENAYRGYLLSGDPYYTERLDAHRAKFIAALEEERAGLPADRTAPIDRAIKANAEWYKNVVQVGQVLVREGRVEEAENMVGREGVADTYIAPAEEAVDELKAANEAALVVTRDAQATATKNAMLAVMIGLVSVLLLSLAVGFGVTRAIVRPTMSMIGYMQKLMAGDTSIQIVGADRKDEFGKMGQAIVAFRDAAVEKTRIEAEAASTRSMSETERLANEAEKARIAEEDHVALTALADGLAAMSNGDLTHRFTAEVAPRAEKLKTDFNTAIAQLQQAMSVVLSNVAGIRSGAGEISQAADDLSRRTEQQAASLEETAAALDEITATVNKTASGARQASDVVQAAKGDAETSGVIVRDAVSAMQAIEGSSSQINQIIGVIDEIAFQTNLLALNAGVEAARAGEAGRGFAVVASEVRALAQRSAEAAKEIKTLISASTTQVGSGVKLVGQTGEALQRIVDRVAEIDGLVTEIAASAQEQAVGLAQVNTAVNQMDQVTQQNAAMVEQSTAASHSLAQEAEALQTSVAQFKVGQGSEGHAAAARRSPTPARPAPAPQAAPKPVNRMIQALKTVGRGGAAPKVEADPEGWEEF, translated from the coding sequence ATGCCGGTTGGGCGCAAGCTGTTCAGCGCGTTTGCGCTGGTGCTGGTCGCCATCGCCGTCATGGGCGCCGTCGTTGTGGCGAATCTATTGGCCCTCCAGAGCGCGGGCGAGGATCGCAGCATTGAGAACGCCATGACCCGCGCCACGGCCCGGGCGGAATTCTATCTGGCCAAGCAGGAGAACGCCTATCGAGGCTACCTGCTCTCGGGCGATCCCTACTACACCGAGCGACTTGACGCCCACCGCGCCAAATTCATCGCCGCCCTGGAAGAAGAGCGCGCCGGCCTGCCTGCGGATCGCACGGCGCCGATAGACCGGGCGATCAAGGCGAACGCCGAATGGTACAAGAACGTCGTCCAGGTCGGACAGGTCCTGGTGCGCGAAGGCCGCGTGGAGGAAGCCGAGAACATGGTCGGGCGCGAAGGCGTCGCGGACACCTATATCGCGCCGGCGGAAGAGGCGGTCGATGAGCTGAAGGCCGCCAACGAAGCGGCGCTGGTGGTTACGCGCGACGCGCAGGCGACGGCGACCAAGAACGCCATGCTGGCGGTGATGATCGGTCTGGTCTCCGTTCTGCTGCTGTCCCTGGCCGTCGGTTTCGGCGTGACCCGCGCCATCGTGCGGCCGACGATGAGCATGATCGGCTATATGCAGAAGCTGATGGCGGGCGACACCTCGATCCAGATCGTCGGCGCCGACCGCAAGGACGAGTTCGGCAAGATGGGCCAGGCGATCGTCGCCTTCCGCGACGCCGCCGTCGAAAAGACCCGCATCGAGGCCGAGGCCGCCTCGACCCGCTCGATGAGCGAGACCGAGCGTCTGGCCAATGAAGCCGAGAAGGCGCGCATCGCCGAAGAGGATCATGTCGCCCTGACGGCCCTGGCCGACGGCCTGGCCGCCATGTCGAACGGCGATCTGACCCACCGGTTCACAGCAGAGGTCGCCCCGCGCGCCGAGAAGCTGAAGACCGACTTCAACACCGCCATCGCCCAGCTGCAGCAGGCCATGAGCGTGGTGCTCAGCAATGTGGCGGGCATTCGCTCGGGCGCCGGCGAGATTTCGCAGGCCGCCGACGACCTGTCGCGCCGCACCGAACAGCAGGCGGCTTCGCTGGAGGAAACGGCGGCCGCCCTGGACGAGATCACCGCCACGGTGAACAAGACCGCCTCCGGCGCCCGCCAGGCCTCGGACGTGGTCCAGGCCGCCAAGGGCGACGCGGAAACCTCGGGCGTCATCGTCCGCGACGCCGTCTCGGCCATGCAGGCGATCGAGGGTTCGTCATCCCAGATCAACCAGATCATCGGCGTGATCGACGAAATCGCCTTCCAGACCAATCTGCTGGCCCTGAACGCCGGCGTGGAAGCGGCGCGGGCTGGCGAGGCGGGTCGCGGCTTTGCGGTGGTGGCCTCCGAAGTGCGGGCCCTGGCCCAGCGTTCGGCCGAGGCGGCGAAGGAGATCAAGACGCTGATTTCCGCCTCGACCACCCAAGTGGGCTCGGGCGTGAAACTGGTCGGTCAGACCGGCGAAGCCCTGCAGCGGATTGTGGATCGGGTCGCCGAGATCGACGGCCTGGTCACGGAGATCGCGGCCTCGGCCCAGGAACAGGCCGTCGGCCTGGCCCAGGTCAATACGGCCGTGAACCAGATGGACCAAGTCACTCAGCAAAATGCTGCGATGGTCGAGCAGTCGACCGCCGCCAGCCATTCGCTGGCCCAGGAGGCGGAAGCCCTGCAGACGTCCGTGGCCCAGTTCAAGGTCGGCCAGGGTTCAGAGGGTCATGCCGCCGCCGCCCGTCGCAGCCCGACGCCCGCTCGCCCCGCCCCTGCGCCTCAGGCCGCGCCCAAGCCCGTCAATCGCATGATCCAGGCCCTGAAGACCGTCGGCCGCGGCGGCGCCGCGCCCAAGGTCGAGGCCGATCCGGAAGGTTGGGAGGAGTTCTGA
- a CDS encoding two-component system sensor histidine kinase NtrB, which yields MVGSAFRLTIQTVGHVHYLPMLAAVMATALVAQRPATFTAIVLSVIADMLILPRQGIANAVVHAALFVAVALVMAEVCHRLASRSALLDSILASVPVVTLNGEGRILRITPAAADLLGVTPEEALSRPFSTFATDFDTTALAAVIEGAPLSLPATGSWLARRPDGEIVPMTIHASLLSPSVDPERMVLSLGDQRQTTAANERMRDLMNQLSKSWRLNSMGEMAATLAHELNQPLTAATVYLHAGQTDIARAGPLGDSAGRALDLAKTQLIRAGDIIRRMREFVSTGARELTDQRVSSMIEDLRPLFDLIRMDTGVVIRVDVRDVGDHVLADRIQFQQAINNLVRNAVDAVAGRELGLVRITGRSLGNQGYEIIVEDDGPGIPEDQMDRIFQPMTTTKASGMGLGLSVTRSIIESHDSVLTVGRSPLGGAAFSFCLSPVLELEAA from the coding sequence TTGGTTGGATCGGCTTTCCGCCTGACTATCCAGACTGTCGGCCACGTCCACTATCTGCCCATGCTGGCGGCGGTGATGGCGACCGCCCTGGTGGCCCAGCGCCCGGCGACCTTCACGGCGATCGTCCTGTCCGTCATCGCCGACATGCTGATCCTGCCTCGACAGGGGATTGCGAACGCCGTCGTCCACGCCGCCCTGTTCGTCGCCGTAGCCCTTGTGATGGCGGAGGTCTGTCACCGTCTGGCCAGCCGCAGCGCCCTGTTGGACAGCATACTGGCCTCCGTTCCGGTCGTGACCTTGAACGGCGAGGGCCGCATTCTGCGAATCACCCCGGCCGCCGCCGATCTGCTCGGCGTCACGCCTGAAGAGGCCCTATCTCGCCCCTTCAGCACCTTCGCCACCGATTTTGACACGACCGCGCTCGCCGCCGTGATCGAGGGCGCCCCGCTGTCCCTTCCGGCGACCGGATCCTGGTTGGCGCGGCGGCCGGACGGAGAGATCGTCCCCATGACGATCCACGCCAGCCTTCTTTCCCCGAGCGTGGATCCCGAGCGGATGGTGCTGTCCCTCGGCGACCAGCGGCAAACCACGGCCGCCAATGAGCGCATGCGCGACCTGATGAACCAGCTCAGCAAGAGCTGGCGGCTGAACTCCATGGGCGAAATGGCGGCGACTCTGGCGCACGAACTGAACCAGCCCCTGACGGCCGCCACGGTCTATCTGCATGCAGGCCAGACCGACATCGCCCGGGCGGGGCCACTGGGCGATAGCGCCGGCCGCGCCCTGGATCTGGCCAAGACCCAGCTCATTCGGGCCGGCGACATCATTCGCCGCATGCGCGAATTCGTCTCGACCGGCGCCCGCGAACTCACGGACCAGCGCGTCTCCTCGATGATCGAAGACCTGCGCCCCCTCTTCGACCTGATCCGCATGGACACAGGGGTGGTGATTCGCGTCGATGTGCGCGACGTCGGCGATCATGTGCTGGCGGATCGCATCCAGTTCCAGCAAGCGATCAACAATCTGGTCCGCAACGCCGTCGACGCCGTCGCGGGGCGCGAACTCGGCCTGGTGCGCATCACCGGCCGCAGTCTTGGAAACCAAGGTTACGAGATCATCGTCGAAGACGATGGTCCTGGAATTCCGGAGGACCAGATGGACCGGATCTTCCAGCCGATGACCACGACCAAGGCGAGCGGAATGGGCCTGGGCCTGTCCGTCACCCGCTCAATCATCGAGAGCCATGACTCCGTCCTGACCGTCGGCCGCAGTCCGCTGGGCGGCGCGGCCTTCTCCTTCTGTCTTTCTCCCGTCTTGGAGCTCGAAGCCGCATGA